One genomic segment of Vibrio nitrifigilis includes these proteins:
- a CDS encoding leucine-rich repeat-containing protein kinase family protein: MHTLEQLRSGSLKGLRRLKLACGLTDFPREIFSLSDTLEILDLTGNQLSSLPDDLDQLTNLKVIFCSQNQFTQLPKVLGKCCSLSMIGFKSNQIDDVPPESLPPQLRWLILTDNCIRVLPERIGQCDKLQKLMLAGNKLSRLPESLAQCERLELMRVSANRLNAFPEWVFSLPKLTWFAYAGNPFVELLEQQALTAEMTPIDWHNVTTNVLLGEGASGLIYQADLMLKNDVHRVAVKLFKGAMTSDGLPLCEMAATIKAGQHRALTQTIGRIDNHPEDTDGIIMNLIPREFVNLAGPPSLDSCTRDVYPADKQFTTVELFRIIGAIAQAVCHLHQQGIMHGDLYAHNILTTPTGEALLSDYGAASFIDLSDPEQSASLQRLEVRAFGCLLEELIARCDDIDTTMRAQLNKLVSDCQHIELSKRPTFTEIVDHLHQVQSMAVA; the protein is encoded by the coding sequence ATGCACACACTTGAACAATTACGCTCTGGATCGTTAAAAGGTCTGCGTCGCTTGAAGCTCGCTTGTGGTTTAACGGATTTTCCTCGAGAAATTTTTTCGCTATCTGACACGCTAGAAATTTTAGATTTGACTGGCAATCAACTTTCATCATTACCCGATGATCTTGACCAATTAACGAATTTAAAAGTCATTTTTTGTTCGCAAAATCAATTTACACAGTTGCCTAAGGTGTTAGGAAAATGCTGCTCGCTCAGCATGATAGGATTCAAATCTAATCAAATCGATGACGTTCCCCCAGAATCATTACCTCCTCAATTACGCTGGCTTATTTTGACAGATAACTGTATTCGTGTCTTACCTGAACGTATTGGGCAGTGCGATAAATTGCAAAAATTGATGTTAGCGGGTAATAAGCTGTCTCGCTTGCCTGAGTCATTAGCACAATGTGAGCGTTTGGAGTTAATGCGGGTGTCGGCGAATCGACTCAACGCTTTTCCTGAATGGGTATTTTCTTTACCGAAATTAACGTGGTTTGCATACGCTGGTAACCCCTTTGTCGAATTGTTGGAACAGCAAGCGTTAACCGCAGAGATGACGCCGATCGATTGGCATAATGTCACAACTAACGTTTTACTCGGTGAAGGGGCGTCGGGATTGATTTATCAAGCGGATTTGATGCTTAAAAACGACGTTCATCGTGTTGCGGTCAAACTATTTAAAGGCGCAATGACAAGCGATGGTTTGCCTTTATGTGAGATGGCAGCAACGATAAAAGCGGGTCAACATCGGGCGTTAACTCAAACGATTGGGCGGATTGACAATCATCCTGAAGATACGGATGGCATCATAATGAACCTTATACCCAGAGAGTTCGTTAACTTGGCAGGTCCGCCTAGTCTAGATTCATGTACGAGGGATGTGTATCCGGCAGATAAGCAATTTACCACAGTAGAACTGTTTCGCATCATAGGAGCCATTGCACAGGCCGTTTGTCATCTCCATCAACAGGGAATTATGCACGGTGATTTGTACGCGCATAATATATTAACGACCCCAACCGGGGAGGCATTGTTAAGTGATTATGGTGCTGCTTCTTTTATTGATTTGTCTGATCCCGAGCAATCTGCGAGTTTGCAACGACTAGAGGTGCGGGCATTTGGTTGTTTACTTGAAGAGTTAATCGCTCGGTGTGATGACATTGACACGACCATGCGGGCTCAATTAAATAAGTTAGTGTCTGATTGCCAACATATTGAGCTTTCCAAGCGGCCTACATTTACAGAAATAGTGGATCATTTACATCAGGTTCAATCGATGGCTGTAGCCTGA
- the nifL gene encoding nitrogen fixation negative regulator NifL, producing MGQVDTVLQDAIPPMFSDQTFSQIVSNAPVAISITDPNGTILFVNQMFSEITGYTASELVGRNSSLLSYKATPKSVYENLWNAISTGHHWQGQLVNRKKNGQPYIAEISISRFVAMKGDVCYYAIHKDITEAHQTVTNLKNQSVMFEAVLNATPIAITMIDQDHNTLFSNAKFDKIGQSINGSPVKELLDSLNTDYGITSINEFMKNKEHRYKGVHIENKGGVRERWFDYSLVKIPVSDTTADTYFKPQDAFYTVITITERTREKLLVEERRINSVKLMTRDNKYVHAMQEALMATLHQLQGPFNMIDSAMNILKRTSPSCPGLIAMDEAMETAFRAMHDIKQAIPERNSEAFQPVNINQVIRDATAICTDELLMSSTKLDLILSPKLNSINGMPHRLILTLKQLIDNAVDSIQAAKCNERSILITSYAANEETKIIVEDSGGGIADDLRLKVFQPFFSTKPKHQTGCRGIGLSIVQQVLNEHSATITISESDHLKGAYICLTFPSSEW from the coding sequence ATGGGACAAGTCGATACGGTGTTACAAGATGCAATACCGCCAATGTTCAGTGACCAAACCTTTTCTCAGATCGTCTCAAACGCTCCGGTTGCGATCAGTATTACCGACCCTAACGGCACTATTTTATTCGTTAATCAGATGTTTTCAGAAATCACCGGCTACACAGCAAGTGAACTGGTCGGGCGGAATTCTTCACTGCTTTCCTATAAGGCAACACCGAAAAGTGTCTACGAAAATTTATGGAATGCAATCAGTACAGGGCATCATTGGCAAGGACAGCTGGTGAATCGCAAAAAAAACGGGCAGCCCTATATCGCTGAAATCTCTATTTCACGGTTTGTCGCCATGAAAGGTGATGTGTGTTACTACGCCATCCACAAAGACATTACCGAAGCGCACCAAACCGTCACTAACTTAAAAAATCAATCGGTCATGTTTGAGGCTGTACTGAATGCCACACCAATTGCCATCACGATGATCGATCAAGATCACAACACCTTATTTAGTAATGCTAAATTCGACAAAATTGGACAAAGTATCAACGGCTCCCCCGTTAAGGAACTGCTGGATAGTTTGAATACCGATTACGGTATCACGTCGATTAACGAATTTATGAAAAATAAAGAACACCGCTATAAAGGCGTTCATATCGAAAATAAAGGAGGAGTACGTGAGCGTTGGTTTGATTATTCGTTAGTAAAAATCCCTGTATCTGACACAACTGCCGATACGTATTTCAAACCTCAAGATGCGTTTTACACCGTCATTACCATCACAGAACGCACGCGAGAAAAACTGCTGGTTGAAGAGCGCCGTATCAACTCGGTCAAATTGATGACCCGCGATAATAAATATGTTCATGCGATGCAAGAAGCGCTGATGGCGACATTGCATCAATTGCAAGGGCCCTTCAATATGATCGATTCCGCCATGAACATTCTAAAGCGCACCAGTCCATCATGTCCTGGGCTCATCGCGATGGATGAAGCGATGGAAACTGCTTTTCGCGCGATGCACGATATCAAACAAGCCATTCCTGAACGCAACAGTGAAGCGTTCCAACCCGTTAATATCAATCAAGTGATCCGCGATGCAACGGCGATTTGTACCGATGAGCTGTTGATGTCATCGACTAAATTAGACTTGATTCTGTCACCTAAACTCAATTCCATCAATGGTATGCCGCACCGGCTTATTTTGACATTAAAACAGTTAATCGATAATGCGGTCGATTCCATTCAAGCGGCCAAGTGTAACGAACGCTCTATTTTGATTACCTCGTACGCGGCTAATGAAGAGACCAAAATCATTGTGGAAGACAGTGGCGGCGGCATTGCCGATGATTTACGTTTGAAAGTATTTCAACCCTTTTTCAGTACCAAACCCAAGCATCAAACCGGATGCCGTGGTATCGGTTTATCGATTGTGCAGCAAGTGCTGAATGAGCATTCAGCGACCATTACGATCTCTGAAAGTGATCACTTGAAGGGTGCGTATATTTGTCTCACCTTCCCTAGCTCTGAATGGTAA
- the nifA gene encoding nif-specific transcriptional activator NifA: MTEDLSLLDLERQLLAAMYRIASVLNSSLEYQDSADKVLQILHDDCRLQCGLLTILDQDQQTLIIKAVHTPTPNMAVEQKRAHYKVGEGIIGEVLRQGSTMVVRNLGSDMRFADKLALYDYEKPFICVPLKDSRTHPIGALAAQPPILDDQYLTLLTKFMEMVANLVAQNVQLAFKVENTQKQLVDERDGLRRQVRNNYSFRNLVGHTKVMRQVFEQIRLVSRWDSTVLIRGESGTGKELVANAIHYNSPRANNPFVKLNCAALPDNLLESELFGHEKGAFTGAVKQRKGRFELADNGTIFLDEIGETSPAFQTKLLRVLQEKEFERVGGTSTISVNVRIVAATNRNLEEEVAKGDFREDLYYRLNVMPMYLPPLRERVQDIPELADHMIKKLSKAQQRKISLTDPAVRVMMGYHWPGNVREMENTLERASVLSEAGVIEPELITFSHMESTPAMHTPSSSYQAMPAQSTPKPATELPSVSKEQKFHDEREMVIDALERTGWVKAKAARLLNMTPRQIAYRIQIMNIEMKQI; encoded by the coding sequence ATGACTGAAGATTTATCTCTCTTAGATTTAGAACGTCAGTTGTTAGCTGCAATGTATCGCATTGCTAGTGTCTTAAATAGCAGTCTCGAATACCAAGACTCAGCTGATAAAGTTCTGCAAATATTGCACGACGATTGCCGGCTGCAATGTGGCCTACTGACTATCCTCGATCAAGATCAACAAACCTTGATCATTAAAGCAGTGCACACACCAACGCCCAATATGGCGGTTGAACAAAAGCGAGCTCACTATAAAGTTGGCGAAGGCATTATTGGCGAAGTATTACGTCAAGGCAGTACCATGGTGGTACGTAACCTCGGTAGTGATATGCGCTTTGCTGATAAATTAGCCTTGTACGATTACGAAAAACCATTTATCTGCGTGCCTCTTAAAGATAGTCGTACTCACCCTATTGGCGCACTCGCTGCACAGCCTCCGATTTTAGATGATCAATACCTGACACTACTCACCAAGTTTATGGAGATGGTGGCAAACTTAGTCGCGCAGAATGTGCAACTGGCATTTAAAGTCGAAAATACCCAAAAACAATTGGTTGATGAACGCGATGGCTTGCGCCGCCAAGTTCGTAATAACTACAGTTTCCGCAATTTAGTCGGCCATACTAAGGTCATGCGGCAAGTCTTTGAGCAAATTCGTTTAGTCTCTCGTTGGGATTCTACCGTGCTGATTCGCGGTGAATCAGGGACAGGGAAAGAGCTCGTCGCTAACGCTATTCACTACAACTCGCCACGAGCGAATAACCCGTTTGTGAAACTCAACTGCGCAGCCCTTCCCGATAATTTATTGGAATCAGAACTGTTTGGTCATGAAAAAGGCGCGTTTACAGGTGCGGTTAAGCAACGCAAAGGACGATTTGAGCTCGCCGACAACGGCACGATTTTCTTAGATGAGATCGGTGAAACCAGCCCAGCGTTTCAGACTAAATTACTGCGCGTATTGCAAGAGAAGGAATTTGAACGAGTGGGCGGCACCAGCACTATATCCGTTAACGTACGTATTGTTGCGGCAACTAACCGTAATTTGGAAGAAGAAGTGGCTAAAGGCGATTTTCGTGAAGATCTGTACTATCGCTTAAACGTCATGCCCATGTATTTACCACCACTGCGTGAACGTGTTCAAGACATTCCTGAACTGGCTGATCACATGATTAAAAAACTTAGCAAAGCCCAACAGCGCAAAATCTCGCTTACCGATCCTGCTGTACGAGTCATGATGGGATACCATTGGCCAGGTAACGTACGAGAAATGGAAAACACCCTTGAACGTGCTTCGGTCTTAAGTGAAGCGGGCGTCATTGAGCCTGAGTTAATTACCTTCTCTCACATGGAATCCACGCCAGCGATGCACACTCCTAGCAGCTCATATCAGGCGATGCCTGCTCAAAGTACGCCTAAACCGGCTACTGAATTACCTAGTGTGTCCAAGGAGCAAAAATTTCATGATGAGCGCGAAATGGTCATTGATGCATTAGAGCGTACAGGCTGGGTAAAAGCGAAAGCCGCTCGATTACTCAATATGACGCCACGCCAAATCGCCTATCGGATTCAAATCATGAATATTGAAATGAAGCAGATCTAA